Proteins found in one Aspergillus chevalieri M1 DNA, chromosome 2, nearly complete sequence genomic segment:
- a CDS encoding uncharacterized protein (COG:S;~EggNog:ENOG410Q1TX), whose amino-acid sequence MGRTEIEIGAILSTLAIIYWRYTDPSTGISNKPHGLDWICVERSIYRLLVLRGTIKLGDKFYENPWHLYLNEYAPAGMRRSISLGQGQSHIFQSSTLMASTTSVPTSTVSSGDQGRGRQPANCDGQQQQPQRRVCFLDTPSPARGRAPRRLPLSPAPNARFH is encoded by the coding sequence ATGGGCAGAACCGAAATCGAGATTGGAGCCATCCTCTCCACCCTCGCCATTATCTACTGGCGCTACACCGATCCCTCTACCGGCATTAGCAACAAACCCCACGGCTTAGACTGGATCTGCGTCGAGCGCAGCATCTACCGTCTCCTCGTTCTGCGCGGAACCATCAAATTGGGCGATAAATTTTATGAGAATCCTTGGCACTTGTATTTGAACGAGTACGCGCCGGCTGGTATGCGTCGTTCGATATCTTTGGGTCAGGGTCAGAGTCATATTTTTCAGAGTTCGACCTTGATGGCTTCTACTACTTCTGTTCCTACTTCAACCGTGTCTTCCGGAGACCAGGGTCGGGGTCGTCAGCCTGCGAATTGTGatgggcagcagcagcagccacagCGCCGAGTTTGTTTCCTCGATACTCCTAGCCCTGCTCGTGGAAGAGCTCCCCGTCGCCTTCCGTTGAGCCCTGCTCCCAACGCGCGATTCCATTGA